AAAAATCAAATAATTGATTATTATCCCAAAGCGAAAGTTTTGGGATTTTTTTATATTTACGGATAAACTAAAGCTATGGATACAATTATTAAATCCGAACTTTCTTGGTCAGAATTTGAAAAAGTCGAAATGCGTGTAGGGACTATTTTGACAGTAAATGATTTTCCAGAAGCCCGAAAACCAGCTTACCAATTGACAATTGATTTCGGTTCTGAAATAGGAATTTTAAAATCATCTGCACAAATCACCCAACGCTATCAAAAAGAAGATTTAATCAACCGACAAATTGTTGCCGTAGTTAATTTTCCAAAAAAACAAATAGGTAAATTTAATAGTGAATGTCTTGTTCTAGGTGCAGTTGGAGATGCGGGAGATGTTATTTTATTAGCTCCTGATTTTAAAATAGAAAATGGTTTGCGAATAGGATAAATAATCAGGGATTAATTCTATTAATTAATTGTTGCAAGAACAACTGTCCTTCTTCCCAATATTCCAAATTAGATTCAGAATTGACGTGTCCTTTTAGACCAATGTTTACGAAAGTACTTCCCCATTTTTCTGCAAGATATTTGGCGCGTTCCAATGAAATATAAGGATCGTTTTCACTACTTATTACTATTGTTGGAAAATCTAACGGTATCGTTGGTATTGGTGCGAAATTCCAAATTACTTCTGGTGCATGCTCTGGGGAATCAACATCTGCAGGGGCAACTAGTAAAGCACCTACAATATTTGGATTAGTATTGGCGGAAGCCCAATGCATCACCATCGAAACGGCTAAACTATGCGCCACTAAAATGGTTGGAGCGTCTAATTTTAGTATGGCTTCATTCAGTTTATCAATCCAATTTTCAAGTTTAGGTTCTTCCCAATTATCTTGAATTACTTTACTTGAATTGCTGTATTTTTTTAGCCAATAACTTTGCCAATGGTTTTCGCCAGAATCACCGAGTCCAGCTAGTATTAATAAATTTGGTTTCATTTTACCAATTTGTTACAAGTTTCTTCAAATCTTAATAAGAGATTTGACTTAATTTTATGTAAATATAAATTATTTTCAATGGAGGTAAAATCCCTTTTTAAGCTTGCTATTTTTCGATAGGAAAGTTTTCTAATTGTCCCCATTCAGTCCAAGAACCATCATATATGGATTTAGGCGCATCAGAAATTAATTCGAAAGCAATTAAATCAATACAAGCTGTAACTCCAGAACCGCAAGTAAACACAAGTGGTTTGTTGTTGGGTTTTAAGATTTTAAGCAACTCTTCTTTTGGTAAAAATTTCCCGTCGCGCAAAAGTTGTGTGTAAGGAATATTTATAGAGCCGGGGATATGCCCGCTTCTTAAACCTGGTCTAGGTTCGTCGCCAATTCCTTTGAATCTGTTTTCAGCGCGTGCATCAATTAATATAGCTTCTTTTGTTTGAATGTTTTTTAATAGTTGCTCTTTGTTTTTTACTAAATTAGGATTAAAATTTGCTTCAAAATCACCAATTGGATAAATGTCTTCTCTTTGATTTTTTTCTGTTTTATAACCTTCTTCAATCCAAGCAGGAAGTCCTCCATCTAAAATATGAACGTTTTGATGTCCCATTGTTTTGAATAACCACCAAGCTCGTGGACTTGAATATACGCCTAAAGTATCATAAACTACAATTATACTGTTTTTATTAATACCTAGTTTTCGAGCTTCTTCTTCAAATTTTTCAGGACTTGGAAGCGTATTTGGTAACGGATTATTAGTTTCGCTAAAGGTGTTTTTTATATCAAAAAAACGAGAACCTTTTATCTGAATATTTTCTAAATCCGTTTTCAAACTGGACTGATTGTCTTTTAAACTCGCGTCTAGTATTACAAGATTCGGTTCTTCAAGATGAGTATGTAACCATGTTGTACTAACGATTGGTGCTGTCATTTGATTTGATTTTGAATTTTATTTTCTTCAACAATTCGTCTTACTTCATTGAGTAATAAAGGGAAAGCAGGTTCCGTCATGTTGTGGCCAAATCCATCGAGTTCATATAGTTTTGTATTTTTATGCCCTGCTATTTTCATCATGCGCATTAGGTAAGCGTTTTCTTCATAACGCCCTAGTAATTCTAATTCACGATCTCCAGTTATAAGTAATAAAGGCGGTGCATCTGCACGCACATGAAATAGTGGAGCATATTCGTCAATTATAGGTTGAGTTTCTGGAATGCCTCTTTCTTTTCGAACTAAAAAATGGGTGATGGCTTGACCACTAAACGGAATAAGTCCAGCAATTTTATTGGCATCTATTCCTTGTGCGTTTAACCATTTTTTATCTAAACCAATCATAGTGGCTAAATATCCTCCAGCAGAATGTCCAGAAACAAAAATTAGGGAAGCGTCTCCGCCAAATGTATTTATGTTTTTGAAAACCCAAGCTGTCGCTGCCGCAGCATCTTCAATATATTTTGGTGCTACTACTTTTGGACCTAAACGATAATTTACTGAAATCAAAGCTATTCCTTGGTTTTTGAGTGCTTCTGGTAGTTCTTTTTCACCACTAGTTAATCCGCCGCCGTGAAACCAAATTACAGTAGCAAAACCTTTACTGTTTTTTGGATAATAAACATCTAAAACACACCTTTCTTTTAGATAAGCATCAGATTTGCTTACGGAATTATCATAATATGGGATGTTTAATTGGGTGGCATATTCTACTTTTTGTGCAGAAACAGAAATTCCGAAAAGGAATAATAATGCGAAAAGGAAAAGGTTTTTCATCTGGGTTTATTTAATTTTTAAATATACAAAAAAAGTCCAAAAACCATTTGGCTTTTGAACTTTTGTATTGGTATGGATAGTTTGATTATATATTAAATATCATCAAATTCGATATCTGTAAAGCTTGATGTTTGAGGGATTATTTCATCATCCTCTGTTTTATCAGAAACATATTCTTTTTTGAAATCTTTTTGGTGTCTTTCTGAAATAACTTCTTCTCCTTTGTGATTCAAAACATAAGAGGTCATTTCTCCAAGAATTTCTGCAAAAGCAGTAAAATCTTCTTTGTATAAATAAATTTTGTGTTTCTTGAAATGGAATGATCCATCTTCTTCAGTAAACTTTTTGCTTTCGGTAATTGTTATATAATAATCGTCTGCTTTGGTAGCTCTAACATCAAAGAAATAGGTTCTTCTTCCAGCTCGTAAAACTTTAGAAAATATCTCTTCTTTTTCTAACATATCATTTTCTCTCATAATCCTTTCTGTCAATTTTTTTGGTTTAATAGCAATCAAAAATCATAAAAATATATGG
Above is a window of Flavobacterium sp. 123 DNA encoding:
- a CDS encoding sulfurtransferase, which codes for MTAPIVSTTWLHTHLEEPNLVILDASLKDNQSSLKTDLENIQIKGSRFFDIKNTFSETNNPLPNTLPSPEKFEEEARKLGINKNSIIVVYDTLGVYSSPRAWWLFKTMGHQNVHILDGGLPAWIEEGYKTEKNQREDIYPIGDFEANFNPNLVKNKEQLLKNIQTKEAILIDARAENRFKGIGDEPRPGLRSGHIPGSINIPYTQLLRDGKFLPKEELLKILKPNNKPLVFTCGSGVTACIDLIAFELISDAPKSIYDGSWTEWGQLENFPIEK
- a CDS encoding alpha/beta hydrolase codes for the protein MKNLFLFALLFLFGISVSAQKVEYATQLNIPYYDNSVSKSDAYLKERCVLDVYYPKNSKGFATVIWFHGGGLTSGEKELPEALKNQGIALISVNYRLGPKVVAPKYIEDAAAATAWVFKNINTFGGDASLIFVSGHSAGGYLATMIGLDKKWLNAQGIDANKIAGLIPFSGQAITHFLVRKERGIPETQPIIDEYAPLFHVRADAPPLLLITGDRELELLGRYEENAYLMRMMKIAGHKNTKLYELDGFGHNMTEPAFPLLLNEVRRIVEENKIQNQIK
- a CDS encoding alpha/beta hydrolase encodes the protein MKPNLLILAGLGDSGENHWQSYWLKKYSNSSKVIQDNWEEPKLENWIDKLNEAILKLDAPTILVAHSLAVSMVMHWASANTNPNIVGALLVAPADVDSPEHAPEVIWNFAPIPTIPLDFPTIVISSENDPYISLERAKYLAEKWGSTFVNIGLKGHVNSESNLEYWEEGQLFLQQLINRINP
- a CDS encoding tRNA-binding protein, with the translated sequence MDTIIKSELSWSEFEKVEMRVGTILTVNDFPEARKPAYQLTIDFGSEIGILKSSAQITQRYQKEDLINRQIVAVVNFPKKQIGKFNSECLVLGAVGDAGDVILLAPDFKIENGLRIG
- a CDS encoding PUR family DNA/RNA-binding protein, whose translation is MRENDMLEKEEIFSKVLRAGRRTYFFDVRATKADDYYITITESKKFTEEDGSFHFKKHKIYLYKEDFTAFAEILGEMTSYVLNHKGEEVISERHQKDFKKEYVSDKTEDDEIIPQTSSFTDIEFDDI